A section of the Osmia lignaria lignaria isolate PbOS001 chromosome 3, iyOsmLign1, whole genome shotgun sequence genome encodes:
- the hrm gene encoding solute carrier family 16 member hermes: protein MTMQRVQDQDNGINIKFGASKNKKGDYKLVSQHLENEKKSNFNGTNKQVKKVTAEEDLVPPDGGWGWLVLLASVMVNLLIPGTVKSFGVLFVEFLEVFDASPSAAAWIPALCYFLYSSLGPLSSILSVKYSYRTVTLLGGTFAAAGMMLSYFADSVAFLCVSYGVLVGTGAGLAFPPTVYIVTSYFVRLRGLANGLCISGSALGSIFLPPILGVLLREYGYRGAVLIMGAVTLNVWASALLYEPVEKHMVPASPSNKSNNDDLEAASNTITSPEDEKQPKLVDSSSNSNEKAAPIVPKSASSVALEYYKNTPVQGRTRKISMPTGREIAGQMHSTPALHAVPERGADANKLFRRQRSPFQSPSTSSFNYVSTPYHGSTLSALHPERASTLTLNAISSTFTRKTTDEGNKDEEKQQNKFFDFSLLKDPIYLVILISNSTNAVSYTNFVILLPAYAISLGFDKNMSSLLLSTVSILDLIGRIGGSAFSDVSIMPKHWYFVGGLLISGISLALLPIATSYTMLSVYCGVFGLASGIYVGITAVIMADMLGTEKLTSSYGISLFVNGIIQLIGPPICGIIFEQIGSYGPIFSILGIILVVGASLWGFVPFIRKKQDALEKENSIEKL, encoded by the exons ATGACAATGCAACGAGTCCAAGATCAGGACAATGGAATCAACATCAAATTTGGTGCGAGCAAAAATAAGAAAGGGGATTATAAATTGGTGTCACAACACTTGGAAAATGAGAAGAAAAGTAACTTCAATGGGACCAATAAACAAG ttaAAAAGGTAACGGCAGAGGAAGACTTAGTTCCACCGGATGGAGGATGGGGCTGGCTTGTACTTTTAGCATCCGTTATGGTCAATTTACTTATCCCAGGAACAGTGAAATCTTTTGGCGTTCTATTCGTTGAATTTCTTGAAGTTTTTGATGCATCGCCTTCCGCAGCTGCATGGATACCAGCGTTATGTTATTTTCTATACAGTTCTCTTG GGCCTCTGTCCAGTATATTATCGGTTAAATATTCTTACCGGACAGTAACTCTATTAGGAGGAACATTTGCAGCTGCAGGAATGATGCTAAGTTATTTTGCAGACTCTGTGGCCTTCCTGTGCGTTAG CTATGGTGTCTTGGTTGGAACAGGAGCAGGATTGGCTTTCCCTCCAACTGTATATATTGTAACATCTTACTTTGTACGGCTGCGTGGACTTGCGAATGGACTTTGTATATCTGGTAGTGCATTGGGTTCAATATTCCTTCCACCCATCCTAGGAGTTCTTCTACGAGAATATGGTTACAG AGGTGCAGTATTAATAATGGGGGCTGTCACTTTAAATGTATGGGCGAGTGCTCTTTTGTACGAACCGGTGGAAAAACACATGGTGCCCGCGTCACCGTCAAACAAGTCGAACAACGACGACTTGGAGGCCGCATCGAACACGATAACTAGTCCAGAAGATGAGAAGCAACCGAAACTGGTTGATTCTTCCTCGAATTCGAACGAGAAGGCTGCGCCAATAGTACCAAAGAGCGCGTCTAGCGTTGCATTAGAATATTACAAGAATACACCTGTCCAGGGAAGGACTAGAAAAATAAGTATGCCTACTGGACGAGAGATAGCTGGCCAGATGCATAGTACTCCAGCCCTGCACGCGGTTCCAGAACGAGGTGCTGATGCCAATAAATTGTTCAGACGCCAGAGATCACCGTTTCAATCTCCTAGCACGTCGTCGTTTAATTACGTTAGCACGCCGTATCATGGAAGCACGTTGTCTGCTTTACATCCGGAAAGAGCGTCCACGTTGACGTTGAACGCAATATCAAGTACGTTCACAAGAAAAACTACCGACGAGGGGAACAAAGACGAAGAGAAGCAACAGAACAAATTCTTCGATTTCAGTTTACTGAAAGATCCAATTTATTTAGTTATATTGATATCAAACTCTACCAACGCTGTCAGTTACACCAACTTTGTTATACTATTGCCAGCGTACGCGATCTCCTTAGGCTTTGACAAAAACATGTCTTCCCTTCTTCTTTCGACCGTTTCGATCTTAGATTTAATAGGACGTATCGGGGGCTCCGCTTTCTCCGATGTCTCAATAATGCCAAAGCACTGGTACTTCGTTGGAGGATTGCTCATTTCTGGAATCTCGTTAGCTCTTTTACCAATTGCCACTAGCTACACAATGCTGTCTGTTTATTGCGGTGTTTTCGGTTTAGCATCCGGTATATACGTCGGTATTACCGCGGTTATCATGGCTGACATGCTTGGAACAGAGAAGCTAACTTCTTCTTATGGGATTTCATTGTTCGTTAATGGAATCATTCAGCTCATTGGTCCACCGATTTGCGGTATTATATTTGAACAGATTGGGAGTTACGGTCCGATTTTTAGTATCTTGGGAATAATTTTAGTAGTTGGTGCTTCTTTGTGGGGATTCGTTCCATTCATTAGGAAAAAACAGGACGCTTTAGAGAAAGAGAACTCGATTGAAAAGTTATAG